One genomic segment of Ricinus communis isolate WT05 ecotype wild-type chromosome 3, ASM1957865v1, whole genome shotgun sequence includes these proteins:
- the LOC8286599 gene encoding uncharacterized protein LOC8286599: MFLFNRSNTTLLLLLGLCFSFLLFTSSSLPTTTVDAHLNSFPIHVVGVGEWKNGIVAPSEIRRHLDEENPTSNSTLILAEKRTRRRDPLDDLKSYTGGYNISNKHYWASVALTAAPFFVIAGIWFLLFGLCLAFICLCYCCCRREPYGYSRMCYALSLIFLILFTISAIAGCIVLYTGQQKFHSITMHTLDYVVNQANDTAENLRDVSDYLAAARNVSVDSVFLPINVQDSIDKIETQINSSSTILSSRTQDNSKDIQNALDSIRLALIILAAVMLALAFLGFLFSILGLQCLVYFLVIFGWILVAGTFILCGVFLLVHNVVADTCVAMDEWVLYPTAKTAMDDIIPCVDNATAQVTLQQTKEVTCQLVNVVDNIIMNISNRNFPPQVGPPLYFNQSGPLVPVLCNPFNSDFTKRQCAAGEVDLKNATEVWKSYTCQVSSSGICTTPGRLTPSLHSQMASAVNLSYGLNHYGPFLVGLVDCTFVRQTFTEIRSSYCPDLRKYTQWIYIGLVMVSAAVMLSLIFWVIYARERRHRVYTKQFMSTAMEDRDKTAP; encoded by the exons ATGTTCCTCTTCAACAGATCAAACACCACATTGTTACTTCTTCTTGGTCTTTGtttctctttccttctctTCACTTCCTCCTCACTTCCCACCACAACTGTTGATGCCCATCTCAACTCTTTTCCTATTCATG TGGTTGGTGTTGGTGAATGGAAGAATGGTATAGTGGCACCATCGGAGATAAGGAGGCATCTTGATGAAGAGAACCCTACCTCTAACTCTACTTTGATATTGGCTGAGAAGAGAACCAGAAGGAGAGATCCTTTGGATGATCTTAAGAGTTACACCGGTGGTTATAATATCAGCAATAAACATTACTGGGCT TCTGTGGCTTTAACAGCAGCTCCTTTCTTTGTCATTGCTGGAATTTGGTTTTTGCTCTTTGGACTGTGCTTGGCCTTTATCTGTCTCTGTTATTGCTGTTGTCGAAGAGAACCTTATGGCTATTCTCGAATGTGCTATGCCCTTTCTCTCATTTTCCTCATTCTCTTTACAATTTCTGCAAT TGCAGGGTGCATCGTTCTCTATACTGGTCAACAGAAGTTTCACAGCATCACAATGCACACATTAGATTATGTTGTGAACCAGGCAAATGATACTGCCGAAAACCTCAGGGATGTGTCAGATTACCTTGCTGCAGCTAGGAATGTTTCTGTGGATTCAGTTTTTCTGCCAATCAATGTCCAGGACAGCAttgataaaattgaaacacaGATTAACTCCTCTAGCACCATTCTTTCCAGTCGTACACAGGATAATTCTAAGGATATACAAAATGCTTTGGATTCTAT AAGACTTGCTCTTATTATCCTTGCTGCAGTCATGCTTGCTTTGGCTTTTCTTGGATTTT TATTCTCCATTCTTGGATTGCAGTGCCTTgtatactt CCTGGTGATCTTTGGGTGGATTCTTGTTGCGGGgacatttattttatgtgGTGTATTTCTTCTTGTCCATAA TGTGGTTGCAGATACGTGTGTTGCAATGGATGAATGGGTTCTGTACCCAACTGCAAAGACAGCAATGGATGATATAATCCCTTGTGTGGACAATGCAACTGCTCAAGTGACCTTACAACAGACTAAGGAAGTGACTTGTCAACTTGTCAATGTAGTTGACAATATCATCATGAATATCTCCAACAGAAATTTCCCACCCCAAGTTGGGCCACCTCTGTATTTCAATCAATCTGGTCCGCTAGTGCCTGTTCTTTGCAACCCATTCAATTCTGATTTCACAAAGCGGCAATGTGCTGCTGGTGAAGTAGACTTGAAGAATGCTACAGAG GTATGGAAGAGCTATACCTGTCAGGTTTCCTCATCTGGGATCTGTACAACACCTGGTCGGTTGACTCCCAGTTTGCATAGCCAAATGGCATCTGCAGTAAACTTGAGCTATGGATTGAATCATTATGGTCCTTTCTTGGTTGGCTTGGTAGACTGCACTTTCGTTAGACAAACATTCACTGAGATCAGAAGCTCATACTGTCCTGATTTGAGGAAATATACACAATGGATCTACATTGGGCTAGTAATGGTTTCTGCTGCTGTGATGTTATCATTGATCTTCTGGGTAATCTATGCAAGGGAGCGAAGACATCGTGTATATACTAAGCAGTTCATGTCTACAGCCATGGAAGACCGAGACAAGACTGCCCCATAG